GATCCCCTTTCTGTACATTCTTTACCTTGGAGCCAACCTCTTCAACCACACCTGAAAACTCATGCCCCATCGTCAACGGTGCTTTTACGCCCGTTATTGGGTCGGGTTCATTCTCAGGGATAAGGCTTGCACCAGCATTATATTCATGCAAGTCACTGCCACAGATTCCCGTCCAAGCCACCTTGATCTTGACTTGCTCCTCTCCAACTTTCGGTACATCACGATCTTCTACTCGAATATCTTTTTTCCCATACCATACTGCTGCTTTCATAATAAAAGCCTCCTTGAAGTTTTGTGGGATATTGTTTTTACCCTATGTATTTACCCTTTTCCAGCAAGTTCACACCATTATAGTTACTATTTGAAAATATTGGCTTCAATAATTTTCTCCCTGTATAATTAGTTTTAATAGACTACATATATAACAGGAGAGAAAACATTGAAGAAAAAAGATATTCATGTCGTTGGTGCGGTTATCGTTAAAGATCATAAAATTCTTTGTGCGCAAAGAGGGGAAACCAAAACGCTCGCTTATAAATGGGAATTTCCAGGCGGTAAGGTTGAACAAGGCGAGACTGCGAAAGAAGCATTGAAACGTGAAATTGCAGAAGAGATGCATTGTGAAATTGAGGTTGGCAATCAAGTGGAACACACTGTTTACGAGTATGATTTTGGCGTTGTCCATTTAACAACATTTTATTGTGCCCTTCTTGAGGGGGATCCAGTTTTAACAGAGCACGTAGCTATTAAATGGCTTCCTAAAGAGAAATTATTCACATTGGACTGGGCTCCGGCAGATATTCCCGCGATAGAAACAATAGCAAAAGGATAATCTCTGACAAAGAAATATTTTAGTTAGTGTGGTGATTATAGTGGAGAACTTTCTCAGAAATCTGGAGGATTCTTTGCACAAGGGATTTATTGATCGGCACTATGGCAAGATGGATACATATAAACCTAGATTGCTCATTAATAATGCAAAAGAGAATGAGGATGTTTTAACCTCACTCGTGGAAGAGCTGGACCATTGCAATGCCTTTATATTCTCTGTTGCATTTATTACTGAGAGTGGCCTCGCTACTTTAAAGTCTCATTTATTAGATCTCAAACATAAAGGTATAAAAGGCAAGATCCTGACGTCTACTTTCCTGAACTTTAACCAACCAAAGATCTTTAAAGAGCTTATGAAAATAACAAACGTCGAAGTGAGATTAACCGAATTGGAAGGATTCCATTCCAAAGGGTATATATTTGAGCATGATCAGTATTATTCTTTGATTGTTGGAAGTTCAAACCTTACTGCACAAGCATTAAAGGTTAATTATGAATGGAATGTGAAACTGACTTCTTACCAAGATGGCGAGGTTATTACCCATTTTAAGAATCAATTTGAAGATGTATGGAAAGACGCCACACCGTTAACCGATGCGTGGATTACGTCTTATGAAGAGGTCTATAAACCTATTGATTATCAAGCAGCTTCAAAAGTGGTAGAACTGCCTTCAGATTATGACGTTAATCCATTGAAAACAGCAACAAGTATAAAACCGAACACAATGCAGACAGCGGCATTGGCAGAGATCCAGCAAGTGAGGGACGAGGGACACGATAAGGGGCTCGTTATTTCAGCCACAGGAACAGGTAAAACCTATTTGGCGGCTTTTGATGTGCGGCGTGTCGCTCCAAAACGCATGTTATTTGTCGTACACAGAGAGCAAATCCTGCATAAAGCCAAAGCAGATTTCCAGCGGATTATGGGTGGGCTGAGCAAAGACTTTGGAATTTTATCAGGGTTCCATAAACAAATGGATGCAAAGTATTTATTCACCACTATACAGACCATTTCTAAACTCGAAACGCTGAAGCAATTTAATCGTGACGAATTTGATTATATCTTAGTGGATGAGGTTCATAAAGCTGGTGCGGCTTCTTATTTAAGGGTCCTAGATTATTTTCAGCCTCAATTCTTATTGGGAATGACCGCAACCCCTGAAAGAACGGATGATTTCAACATTTATGAGCTGTTTGACTATAACATTGCATACGAAATTCGCCTACAAGAAGCGCTAGAAGAGGATATGCTTTGCCCGTTCCACTATTTTGGGGTTACAGATTTTGAATATAACGGCGAGATCATAGATGACGCGACAATCTTATCCAAGCTCGTCACAGATGAACGTGTAGAACATATTGTTGATAAGCTTGATTATTATAGCCATTCAGGTGAGGCGGTAAAAGGGCTGATGTTTTGCAGCCGTAAAGATGAAGCTGTGGAGATGTCTAAGGCTCTAAACCAAAGAGGGTTTCGCACCGTTGCTTTAACAGGAGATCATTCTCAAGAGGAGCGCATGCATCAAGTTGAACAGCTTGAAAATGGCACTTTGGATTATATTATAACCGTTGATATATTTAATGAGGGGATTGATATCCCGAGCATTAATCAAGTGGTCATGTTGAGACAAACGCAGTCTAGCATTATTTTTATTCAGCAGCTGGGACGCGGACTGCGTAAACACGATTCCAAAGACTTCGTAACTGTGATTGATTTCATCGGTAATTATAAAAACAATTATCTCATCCCAATAGCTCTTTCTGGAGATCGATCACAAAACAAGGATAATATACGCAGACGCGCAACAGAAGCAAGCTATATCAAAGGCGTGTCAACGGTTAACTTTGAAGAGGTTGCTAAGAAACAGATATTCAAGTCTATCAACGCAAGTAATTTAACAGCAATGAAGGTTTTAAAAGAGGCCTTTACGGAACTAGAGAATCGACTCGGCAGAACACCTTATTTATATGATTTTATTACGAACCACTCTATCGATCCTGTCGTCATTGCAGGGAAATATAAGAATTACTATGCACTCCTTCTTAAAATGAAAAAAGAAATTCCATCTATTAGCACATATGAAAGCAGTGTTTTGACAATGCTCTCTTCAGAAGTGTTAGATGGCAAACGCAAACATGAACTGATATTGCTTAAATTATTACTGGAGCAAGAGATGGTTCCTGATAGGGGGTATAAGATAGAACTGGAAAAAGCGGGTTGTACAGTTGATGAACAAACGATTGAATCTGTCGAGCGCATATTTGATTTGGCCTTTTTCACCCAAACTGACCGTAAGAAGTATGGTGACAGACCTATTATAGAGCATAACAGTGACAACACGTATTCATTTAACGACGCTATCAGCCACAGCTTGCAGTCGAACCCTACATTCAAGGATTTAGTAACAGATGTCGTTATGAGCGGTTTAGAACGCAACAAAAAGTATCGTTCAGAGAAACAGCTTACCCGGTATGAAAAATATACAAGAAAAGATGCTTGTAAGCTATTAAATTGGAAAAAAGATGAGAGCGCTACGATTTTTGGGTATAAACCAAAGCATCAAACATGCCCAATCTTTGTGACGTATCACAAAAATGATGAAGTAGAAGCAAGCGTTGATTACGGGGATGAATTTATCAGCCCTGAAGTGTTTAAATGGTATACTCGAAGTCAAAGAACCTTGGCCTCAGAGGAAGTGCAAAAGATCATACAAGCGGAAGAAACAAACATGGACCTTCATTTGTTTATTAAAAAAGATGACGATGAAGGCAGTGGCTTTTATTATTTAGGACAAACGGTGCCTGACAAAAGTACTGGAGAACAAGATAAAATGCTCGACAAGAACGAAAAAGAGATCCCGGTTGTCCACATGAATATGATTTTAGACAAGCCGATAGAGCATAAGTTATATCATTATATTGTACATGGTGATCATTAAAATGGACCAGGTGGCTAGCCACCTGGTCCACAGTTTTAAGGGACGCCTTAATCGCCCAAATCCGAGACTTCTTTAAACAGGTCTTTTTCCTTTTCAAGTGCTTTTTTTAATTTTTCACTGCAGGGTTCACTGCAAATGGGAAACACGCCATCTACGCCTTCTTTCTTCGCTTCTGAATCGGCTGTAGTAACGATCATGGGTACTTTTGTACCGCGGGATGTTAGATAAACGTGGGTAATCTCTCCCTCTTTACTTGAGAGTTCCGATCCTTCGACAAATTTAACATTCAAACCAAACAAAGCTTGATTTTCTCCAATTTTTTTGTTGCACCAGGCACAATTAAACATAACTTATGTCTCCATTCTTTTTAGAGTGGTATAGATACGATTATTTTATAGCGTGTCCTTAAGGGATTCAATTCTAAACCTCTCTGACCATACCAAGAAGGGGACTAATTATAAAACCGATCTACGAGTACTTAGACGGTCATTTAACCATGAAAGTCTCCAAGAATCTATAATGTACGGTTTAGAATCATTTCAGTTTGTTTAGTGTCCTATCAATACTCAAATTTCATGCTAATTTCCTTTCACAGCTGAATTTTTCTTCCGCTCAAAATACCACTGTATTTTATACGCACAAATCTCCTGAGTCATCTCATGCAGAACCTCTTGATCCTCTATGTCCACCGTGAAATTGATTTGAAATTGTCCATCTTCAAATCGAATCAAACCATCTTTGCCAACCCATTTACTCATAGGCATATCAGCAATTAATTTAGCGACCTTCTTTTCGTCATACTGCCACATGGCTTTTGTGTTTTTGCTGGAAAAATCAATTTGCTTCCGGTAGTTCTTTTCCATGTAAAATTCATGAAAGTAAGGAGCGACTTCTTCCGGTGTGACAGGTTGAAGCCAATCTGCATGCCCTTTATCAAGCAAAAACTGTAAAACCACCATTTTATAAGACTTGGACATGGTTTCCTTTTCCACTTTGTTAAGCCATTGGTAGTGTTTTTGATAGACCCGAGTCTCGTGATCAGTTAACTCTCCGTATGTGTCCAAAAAAGGGAAGAATCCGCCAAAAGCCTGTTTATATTCTTTGGAGTTGATACTGCCATTCAAATGGACGTCTTTATAGGTGGGGCGTCTGCCAAACTGCGCTTTTACTTGATAATAATCCTGGAAAATACGTTCTTTCCTGGGGCTGCGTTTATTTCGCATTTCTTTCAACAAGTCAATAACAGTTGTATCTAAGTGCACTTCACATGTGGCCGGAACGACGGGTGCGATATTATCGCGCTTTCGCGGTTGATCGATCGAGTCTTCTGTATCAAATACACTTAGTTTGGTATCGGCATAGCGATAGTTACCGATCAGATCAATGATCACACAAGTGTTTTTTCCTGCAAATTTTCTTAAACCGCGACCTATCTGCTGAGTGAAAACAACGAGCGATTCAGTTGGTCGCGCAAATAAAAGGGTATCTACTGAAGGGATGTCGACCCCTTCGTTGAACAGATCGACAGTAAAGATAATATCGAGTTCACCAGCTTCCAGCATGCGTATACTTTCTGCACGTGAATGAGCCTGTGACTTGGATGTTAAAGCTAGAGCTTGGGAACCTTTCTCATTGAAATAGTTAGCCAGAAATTCAGCTTGCTGGACGGAGGAACAGAATCCAAGTGTACGGGTCTGTTTTAACGCCTGCCATTTTTGATAAATATGTTGTGCTTTCCCAGTTTGTAACTGTCTGATCATCAACTCATGCTGATCATACTTTGTACCGATCCAACGTATGGATGAATAGTCAATTTCGTCGATAATGCCATGGTACGTAAAAGGTGTCAGCCAACCGCGCTGTATGGCTTCGATGAAGGTGATTTCATAAGCAACGTTTCCTTCGCATAAAGCAAATACGTCCTGTCCATCTGTTCGTTCAGGGGTTGCCGTCAATCCCATCATAAACTTTGGCTTAAAGTAGTCAATCACATGTTGATAGCTTTTGGCAGCCGCATGGTGGAATTCGTCTACAACAATCAGATCAAATTCGTCTGGCTCAAACTGATGTAGTTGTTCCTGAATGCTGAGCGTGAATATAGACGCAAACAGCATATCTTTGTGTCTGTCCTTTTTCATGCCATATAAAAGTCCACCTGTTGCTGCCTGACCTGTTCAAAACTCCTTTTAGCCTGTTTGAGAATTTCCTCTCGATGGGCGATGAAAAGGATTTTTTTATATCTCTGAGCAAAAAAAGCAGCTAAGTATGTCTTACCGAGTCCGGTGGCCATGACCACCATTGCCTTGTTGTAGCCTTCTTCTAATGTAGATTCCAATGCAGCCAGTGCTTCAGTTTGAGCCTGCCGGGGTTCGAGTTTGGCTGGATAAGCCGGTTTTGGCTCCTGCACGTTTTCTGGAAAGGCTTCTTCTTCATTAGGAAGGGTTAAATCTATTTCCTCTTGCTGTGTCCAAGTGGTCAGCAAATCCGCATGGGTAGCATGAAAGTGATCATAGTCCTTTTGATAGACTTTCAGGGTTTCTATATTGATAGGCATCGTTTCATCTGCATAAAACAGTTCGATGAACGATTCAATGGCGTAATCAAATGTTTCACTGGAAGCCTGTCGTTGCATTTGAAGATTCCACTCGACACCAGATGTATAGGCGGCACGGGACATGTTTGATGAGCCAACGACCAAAGATCCTTTTTCGTTATGCTTAAAAATATATGTTTTTGGGTGAAACGAGACACCGCTACTCTTCCAAAGGCGGATTTCCAGGTTATCTCCCTGTAAATCCAGTAATCTATCAAGGGCTTTTGGCTGAGTGATATACAGATAATCACCCGTGAGGATTTTCACGTCTGCGCCCATTTTCAAGGCATCGTCCAGCACCTCAAATAGCATTTCCACACCTGACTTCATAATGAAAGAGGTCAGGATGTAAACAGTTGACGACTCTGCAATTGCCGCTCTTATTTCCTTATGCAGCTGACTGGTATGCAAAGAGAGCGGCTTCAATCGTCCTCAACCTCAATTAGAAAAACTTTATCTTCAAAACCGCCCGCTCGTCAGCTTTTTTCGTTCTGATTTGTTCAACTTCCTTTATGGTTGCCCCGTGTTGATGAGTGAGGGCGTGCATCAGTTCCAGGATGTCTGCGAGTTCTTCCAAAGCCCTACCGTCAGTAGCCGCTTCTTGGTATTCTGCCACCTCTTCGTTTAGTTTCTTTTTCAATTCTTCTATGTAACGATCTTCAGAAAGTGTTTTAGTTTTTAACTGTTTACCAGAGTTCTTAATGATTTCCGGAATCCGATCGCGTACTAATTTATGGTGTGTGGGCATAGTTTCTCCTCCCATAATGTTTTATCTTCAGTTTAATGGACAATGGTGAGCGGAGGCAAACGGGAAGAACGGGCAGCTCTACTCCCCAACCACACGCTCCACAAACGCCTCGACCCGCCCTTGATATGCCTCCGTCACAATATCAAATGCCTTCGTATGGCCAGCGTCTGGGACGAGCCACAGTTCTTTCTCTCCGCCGGCTGCGGTGTAAATTTCGTCGGACATGTCTGTTGGAACGAGGTCGTCATTTTCACCGTGGATGATGAGCAGTGGCAGTGTATTCTGCCTGACCTGTTCGACAGCGGATGCTTCGCCGAGCATGTAGCCGGCTCGCAGTTTTGTGATGGCGCTTGTGACGTCCAGTAATGGAAAAGGCGGCAGGTTGTACAGATGCTTCAGTTGGTGCGCCAATTCTGCTTTGACGGTGCTGTAGCCACTGTCGGCGATGATCCCTTTCACCTGGTCTGGCAGTTGTTCGCCGCTGCTCATTAAAACGGTTGCGGCGCCCATTGAGTTGCCGTGCAGAATAATCTCATCGGCATTGTATTCTCGGATCATCCGATCGATCCAGTCCAGGTAGTCAAGCCGATCATGCCAGCCGTAGCCAATATAATCGCCTTCACTGTCGCCATGTCCGCGGGCATCTGGCAGCAGGATGCTGAACCCTAGGTCATAGTAAAGTTTTGCAAATTTGCCCATGTCATCACCGGTATTTCTAAAGCCGTGAGCCAAGATGACAGTTTTGCCGACGTTTGTATCGTTATGTATGTACTGCGCATTCAGTTTTAAATCATCGTACGACACCATTGATAGCGCTTCTTTCTCTTGGGCTGCATACCAACTGCGGGCCTCGTCGAGAAGGTTTTGATCGGCTGTGCTTGCCATTGTATTGACAGCTTCAGCTTCCCTGTGAAGTTCGACTTCCGTGCCCCGTTTGATGCCTTGACTGTAAAAATAGTTGCCCGCTCCAATCAAGCCAATCACTAAAACGGCGATGAGACTTGATGCGATAATCAGTATTCTCTTTTTCAAAATGACCACTCCCCCTAGTACCATCATATCTGGAAAAAGGAAATTTCTCCAGCAAGTGTCATACGTGAATATGTAGTATGATAGAGATACTGGAGGGGATTCCGTGCAAATCTACACATTCAGCCAATCGAATGGAAGAAGAGTCACTCAGTTTGACTCCAATTTCATTATGTCCCATATTGTTCAAACCGACCAACCAGCACAGGTCTGCTGCATGTATTTAGAGAAAAATAGTGTTATCGGCTATCATCAGGCTGTTGTACCTCAGCTGCTTTTAATTGTGACAGGGGAAGGTTTTGTCAGAAGCGGGGAGGAAAGTTTTGTGCCGGTTCAGGCAGGTGAAGCCGTGTTTTGGGGAGAGGACGAGTGGCATGAGACCAAAACAGATCAAGGCTTAACGGCAATTGTGATTGAAAGTGACGGGCTCGATCCTGGAGCAATGATGTCTCTTAAGAAGTGAAAATGATCAACTGGACTGGAGGCGCTAAGCATGCACCTATACGAATCATATTTGCACGTACTAAAAAAGAACTTCATGCTCGTCATTATGGCCGTCGGTCTCATGGTGTTCACTTTTTTCCTTTGGGCAGGCGTGCCTGTCTTTATTGTTGGGGGAGCAATGGGGCATTTAACGATGAACCCGCTCGTCTTGCATGCGGCTGTGTCCCTGTCGGCGGGTTTTCTATTTGCTTTTTATTTTGCGCCAATCAATCTGAAAGTGGCGGGGCATGTAGCGCAGTTAAAAAATGACCGCTCTTTCAAGTCATTTGTTAAAATACAGACGGTGTGGATCGTGTGTTGTGCCATCTTGTTTGAGATCGCTCTTATGATTGCGTTTATGTTTTAATACGACTATGCTCGTAAACTGCATCTTTTCGGGATGCAGTTTTTTTATATGCTGCGACTTTGCACAGCATTGTTGGCATTAAGTGTCGAGGGTTTTACGTTTTTTCCGATATCCACTGCATTTTCGCCGATATATCACCCGAAATCGCCGATATACCACTCAAAATTTCTGATATCCGCAGCGGAATTTCCGATATCCTCTCTTCTGGAGCGCAACACAACACCCGAGCAGCATCCCTTCTAATTTTTTTCACAAAAATAATGTCTTTTCATAGATTAATATATTTCGAGATGCTAAAATGTCATAGTGCGCTGACATAAGTACAGAATTTTCTATTTATAGTCAGGTAATTAGTAGTTAAACATGGGAGGGGAACAACTGTGGCGAATGATAATCCGAACAACAAGGATCAACAAGCCCATGACGGAAAGGATGTTTCAAGACGGCAGTTTCTAAAAAACTCCGGTTATACAGCGGGCGGCGTTGTCGGAGGTGCGTTATTAGGGGGATTGTTTGGTAATCCATTCAAGACGGAAGAAACGTCTACTACAACGGATAACAAAGCAAAAGAACCTTTGCAGGAAGCGCGGACGTTTTTCAGTCGCAGCGAAGATTTTAGAACATTGGCAGCTGCAACGGAACGTATATATCCTGAAGATGATAACGGGCCTGGTGCTATTGAGCTGGGCGTGCCGTATTTTATCGACAAACAGCTGGCAGGGTTCTGGGGTTCGAATAGTAAAGATTACACGAAAGGCCCTTTTAAACCACAGGCCTCAGATACGCATGGCCTTCAGTCCAAAATGAATCGGGGCGAAATGTTCCTGGTTGGTCTGCAGCGGATGCAAGAGATCAGCAAGAAAGACCACGATGAGAAGTTTTATGACCTTGATGGCGAGACACAGGACGCGATACTCGAAAGTTTTGAGTCAGGCGATGTGAAGATCCGCGGTATGAGGTCAGATACGTTCTTTACGTTACTTAGAAATACCACCATTGAAGGCGTCTATTCCGATCCGGCATATGGCGGCAATAAGGATATGCAGGGATGGAAGATGATGGAATATCCAGGACCTTATGTGGGCTGGACGAACGACATAGATGCAGAAGAATTTTTATCAAAAGAGCCGACGAGCTTACGCGCATATCAGGGAGGCGGTGTATAAATGGCTAAGAAACTGGACAAGGCCGATGTCGTAATCGTAGGCGTTGGCTGGGCAGGCGGCATTATTAGTGCAGAAATGGCCAAAGCAGGCAAAAAAGTTGTCGCACTGGAACGCGGCAGACATAAAGAAAGAAGCGACTACATCGGTGTAAAAGACGAACTTCGATTCGATAATCGCTATCAGATCATGCAGAACCTATCGAGCGAAACAATGACTTCAAGAAATAACATTGACGAAACAGCATTGCCGATTCGAACACGCAATGACATGCAGGTCGGGACAGACCTTGGCGGCGGCAGTGTGCACTGGGCAGGCGCTACATATCGTTATTGGCCTTATGAATTTGAAATTCGCAGCAAAACCATCGAACGTTATGGAAAAGATAAGATCCCCAAAGACATGAATCTGCAGGATTGGGGCATTACGTATGAGGAAATGGAAAAGTACTATGACAAGTGGGAGAAAACAGCTGGCATATCAGGTGAGCAGGATCCGCTTGCCCCTAAACGGAAAAACCCATGGCCAAACCCTCCGCTAAAGGAAACGCCAAGTTTGAAGTTGTTTAAAGACGCCACGAAAAATCTGGGACTCCATCCATTTCAAGTGGCTGCAGGCAATATGTCCGAGCAATATGAAAATCCGGACGGCGAAACCCTTAATGCTTGTATGTACTGCTCTTTTTGTACAAGACATGGCTGCGATTTCTCTGCAAAAGCAGACCCGCTGGCAACGGTTATTCCCACAGCTTTAAAGCATGATAATTATGAGCTTCGGACAAGAGCCTATGTCAGACGGGTGCTGTATGATAAGAACAGCGGCAAGGCAACGGGTGTCTTGTATGTCGACGAAAGAACAGGTGAGGAATTCGAGCAACCGGCAGATGTCGTAGTGCTCTCCGGATTTGCATTGACCAATAACCGTTTGCTGATGCTGTCAAACATTGGTGAGCAGTACGATCCGAAGACCAGAAAAGGCCTTATCGGACGGAACTTTAATGGACAGTACAACTCCTCATTCAACGGCACACTCGGCTTTTTCGAGGATAAGAAGTTCAACCTGTACATGGGTGCAGGCGCACTCGGAGCAGCGGTCAATGACTATGCAGCCGACAACTTCGACCACACGGACCTGGATTTCATTGGCGGCGGTGCGATCGAATTGAGACAATACGGTTTCGGTGCCATTTCAAGCAGCGGCAACGTGCCTAAAGGGACACCGAGCTGGGGCAAAAAATACAAAGAAAACTCCCTGCATTACGCATACAGAGCACTGCGGATCTGGTATACAGCCATTGCCATGTCATACTGGCATAATTATCTGGACCTGGATCCAACGTATAAAGATGAGTACGGCGACCCATTGTTGCGTGCCACGTACAAATTTGGCGATCAGGAAAGAAACATAGCCAAATTCGGCATAGACAGATGCCATGAAATTATGGAAGAAATGGGCGCAGATATTATTGAAGATGATGAAGTTCCGGAAGAGTTCAATCACAGCTTTACCGGCGGGCATTATACCGGTGGCGTCGTGATGGGTGACGACCCGGAAACATCAGCTGTGAATAATTATTTGCAAATGTGGGATGTTGATAATCTATTCGTTGTCGGCGGTTCAGCATTTCCGCAATTTGGCGGACACCACCCAACGCCTACGATTGGCGCTTTATCCTATCGTGCCGCAGAAGG
This sequence is a window from Lentibacillus sp. JNUCC-1. Protein-coding genes within it:
- a CDS encoding (deoxy)nucleoside triphosphate pyrophosphohydrolase, with the translated sequence MKKKDIHVVGAVIVKDHKILCAQRGETKTLAYKWEFPGGKVEQGETAKEALKREIAEEMHCEIEVGNQVEHTVYEYDFGVVHLTTFYCALLEGDPVLTEHVAIKWLPKEKLFTLDWAPADIPAIETIAKG
- a CDS encoding DEAD/DEAH box helicase — its product is MENFLRNLEDSLHKGFIDRHYGKMDTYKPRLLINNAKENEDVLTSLVEELDHCNAFIFSVAFITESGLATLKSHLLDLKHKGIKGKILTSTFLNFNQPKIFKELMKITNVEVRLTELEGFHSKGYIFEHDQYYSLIVGSSNLTAQALKVNYEWNVKLTSYQDGEVITHFKNQFEDVWKDATPLTDAWITSYEEVYKPIDYQAASKVVELPSDYDVNPLKTATSIKPNTMQTAALAEIQQVRDEGHDKGLVISATGTGKTYLAAFDVRRVAPKRMLFVVHREQILHKAKADFQRIMGGLSKDFGILSGFHKQMDAKYLFTTIQTISKLETLKQFNRDEFDYILVDEVHKAGAASYLRVLDYFQPQFLLGMTATPERTDDFNIYELFDYNIAYEIRLQEALEEDMLCPFHYFGVTDFEYNGEIIDDATILSKLVTDERVEHIVDKLDYYSHSGEAVKGLMFCSRKDEAVEMSKALNQRGFRTVALTGDHSQEERMHQVEQLENGTLDYIITVDIFNEGIDIPSINQVVMLRQTQSSIIFIQQLGRGLRKHDSKDFVTVIDFIGNYKNNYLIPIALSGDRSQNKDNIRRRATEASYIKGVSTVNFEEVAKKQIFKSINASNLTAMKVLKEAFTELENRLGRTPYLYDFITNHSIDPVVIAGKYKNYYALLLKMKKEIPSISTYESSVLTMLSSEVLDGKRKHELILLKLLLEQEMVPDRGYKIELEKAGCTVDEQTIESVERIFDLAFFTQTDRKKYGDRPIIEHNSDNTYSFNDAISHSLQSNPTFKDLVTDVVMSGLERNKKYRSEKQLTRYEKYTRKDACKLLNWKKDESATIFGYKPKHQTCPIFVTYHKNDEVEASVDYGDEFISPEVFKWYTRSQRTLASEEVQKIIQAEETNMDLHLFIKKDDDEGSGFYYLGQTVPDKSTGEQDKMLDKNEKEIPVVHMNMILDKPIEHKLYHYIVHGDH
- a CDS encoding nucleoside triphosphate pyrophosphohydrolase; translation: MPTHHKLVRDRIPEIIKNSGKQLKTKTLSEDRYIEELKKKLNEEVAEYQEAATDGRALEELADILELMHALTHQHGATIKEVEQIRTKKADERAVLKIKFF
- a CDS encoding alpha/beta hydrolase, coding for MVILKKRILIIASSLIAVLVIGLIGAGNYFYSQGIKRGTEVELHREAEAVNTMASTADQNLLDEARSWYAAQEKEALSMVSYDDLKLNAQYIHNDTNVGKTVILAHGFRNTGDDMGKFAKLYYDLGFSILLPDARGHGDSEGDYIGYGWHDRLDYLDWIDRMIREYNADEIILHGNSMGAATVLMSSGEQLPDQVKGIIADSGYSTVKAELAHQLKHLYNLPPFPLLDVTSAITKLRAGYMLGEASAVEQVRQNTLPLLIIHGENDDLVPTDMSDEIYTAAGGEKELWLVPDAGHTKAFDIVTEAYQGRVEAFVERVVGE
- a CDS encoding cupin domain-containing protein; protein product: MQIYTFSQSNGRRVTQFDSNFIMSHIVQTDQPAQVCCMYLEKNSVIGYHQAVVPQLLLIVTGEGFVRSGEESFVPVQAGEAVFWGEDEWHETKTDQGLTAIVIESDGLDPGAMMSLKK
- a CDS encoding gluconate 2-dehydrogenase subunit 3 family protein, translated to MANDNPNNKDQQAHDGKDVSRRQFLKNSGYTAGGVVGGALLGGLFGNPFKTEETSTTTDNKAKEPLQEARTFFSRSEDFRTLAAATERIYPEDDNGPGAIELGVPYFIDKQLAGFWGSNSKDYTKGPFKPQASDTHGLQSKMNRGEMFLVGLQRMQEISKKDHDEKFYDLDGETQDAILESFESGDVKIRGMRSDTFFTLLRNTTIEGVYSDPAYGGNKDMQGWKMMEYPGPYVGWTNDIDAEEFLSKEPTSLRAYQGGGV
- a CDS encoding GMC family oxidoreductase, which encodes MAKKLDKADVVIVGVGWAGGIISAEMAKAGKKVVALERGRHKERSDYIGVKDELRFDNRYQIMQNLSSETMTSRNNIDETALPIRTRNDMQVGTDLGGGSVHWAGATYRYWPYEFEIRSKTIERYGKDKIPKDMNLQDWGITYEEMEKYYDKWEKTAGISGEQDPLAPKRKNPWPNPPLKETPSLKLFKDATKNLGLHPFQVAAGNMSEQYENPDGETLNACMYCSFCTRHGCDFSAKADPLATVIPTALKHDNYELRTRAYVRRVLYDKNSGKATGVLYVDERTGEEFEQPADVVVLSGFALTNNRLLMLSNIGEQYDPKTRKGLIGRNFNGQYNSSFNGTLGFFEDKKFNLYMGAGALGAAVNDYAADNFDHTDLDFIGGGAIELRQYGFGAISSSGNVPKGTPSWGKKYKENSLHYAYRALRIWYTAIAMSYWHNYLDLDPTYKDEYGDPLLRATYKFGDQERNIAKFGIDRCHEIMEEMGADIIEDDEVPEEFNHSFTGGHYTGGVVMGDDPETSAVNNYLQMWDVDNLFVVGGSAFPQFGGHHPTPTIGALSYRAAEGIEKYMDEGGQLAEAKRTTQKA